In Nocardioides daphniae, the DNA window CGCACCACGACTCCGAGTGGGTCGGACTCATGCTCAGCAGCCAGGACCACACCCGCGACCCCGAGCGTGAGGCCCGCCACGGCCGTCACTGGATGGACGTCGGCGCCGGTGGCTGGGACCGCGAGGGTCGCCCCAGCGAGGTCCGCCTCGACCGGCTGCTCCGCCTCGACGACGCCTCGATCCGGCGCGAGGGCGCCGCGCTGCCCAGGCCGGTCTTCGACCAGGTGGTGGCCCGCGCCAAGCAGTTCCACGACCTCGGATGAGCCGACCTCGGCGGCGTCGGCCACTCACCCGACGGTCGGTAGGCTGACCCGGCGACACACCCCGCGCACCTCCGTGCGCGCTCGGCCTGAAAGAGATGATCCCCGCCCCATGACGACCCGCCGCCCTGCCCTGGTCCTGGCCTCGCTGCTCACCTCGCGCTCACCGCGAGCGCCTGCACGAATGGCGAGAAGGAGCCCACCGGCGGGCCCAGCGGCACCCCGAGCCCGACCATCGCCGCGGAGCCGGACAACCTCAGCTTCGGCGTCTTCGGGACCGAGGCCGAGATGGTGGCGTGGGACTCGGTGCTCCGCGACTTCAACGACGGCAACCGCAGCACCCGGGCCAACCTGGTCGAGTGGACGTCGCAGAAGGCGGGGCGTGACGCGCTGGCCAGCGGCGACCCCGAGCAGGTGCCCGACGTCTTCCTGCTCTCGCGCACCGACCTGCGCCTCGCGATGGACGAGGAGCTGACGCGCCCGGTGAGCGAGCTGCTCGACGAGCGCGGCGTAGACTTCGGCGACAAGTTCTCCCGCGACGCGGTGGAGTCCTTCAGCCTCGACGGCGACCTGCAGTGCATGGCGTACTCGATCTCGCCGACGGTCATGTTCATCAACGAGAAGTTCGTCGACTTCGACGCGATGACCGAGCGTGGCCTCGACGTCTCCTCGCGCTGGGACCGCTGGCGGATGCCGCAGTTCGCGGAGGCGGCCCGCTTCGGCACCCGTCCCGTACGCGGCGTCTCCGGCGTCCACATCGACGCCACGGTCGAGGGGCTCGCCCCCTTCATCCTGTCCGCAGGCGGCTCGCTCTTCGACGACGACAAGCAACCGACGTCGCTGAACTTCTCCTCCGGCGAGACCCGCGAGGCGCTCGAGGAGGCCCTGCCGGTGCTGCGCGACGCCAGCATCACGTTGCCGGAGGACAAGCTGGCCAAGCGCTCGGCGCTCGAGTGGTTCAAGCGCGGCAAGGTCTCGATGATCGCCGGCCAGCGCGCCCTCGTCCCCGAGCTGCGCCGCGAGAAGAACCTGCAGTTCAACGTCATGCCGATGCCCTACCTGGGCAGCGCCGCCACCGTCGGTGACGTGCACGGCCTCTGCATCTCCGCCGAGACCGAGCACCCCGGCCAGGCGGCCGACCTGATCGCCCACCTCGTCGGCGACAAGGCCACGGTCGAGGTCACGAAGGCCGGCGCGATCGTGCCCGCCAACCTGACGGTGGCCGCCTCCGACGACTTCCTGCAGAAGGGCCAGATGCCGGCCCGCTCGCGGGTCTTCAACTCCGCGATCCGCGGCATCGAGTTCCCGCCGCTGGTGGCGTCGTGGGACGAGCTCGAGAAGGCGGTGCGTCCGTTCGTCCGCCAGCTGCTGCTCGACCCGGGCGAGATCGACCTCGAGGCGATCACCGAGAAGATCGACGAGGCCTCGCGCACCGTGCTGAGCCCCGAGACCCTCGAGCCGAGCGAGAGCCCCGACGACCAGGAGTGACGCCCGCCGTCCGGCGGACGCCGGGTGAGGCTCAGCCCTCGGGCTGAGCCTCGTCCGTTCCGGCGACCTGTTCCGCGACCGGCTCGTCGGCGCGCAGCGTCGCGTCGACGAGTGCGTCGAGCACCAGGTCGACCTGCCAGCGGCGCGCGCCCAGCGCCATGAGCTGCTCCCGCAGCTGCGCAGTGAGCGCCTCGGGTCGCGGGTCGACGGCGGCGTCCACATCGCGCGGCGTACGTAGTCGGGGGTGATGAGGTTCTCCACGGGGAGGTGGTGCTCCTCGGCGATCGCGAGCGTCGCGTCGCGGGCCGCCTTGTACCGGCGGTCGGCGACGGGGTCGCGGTCCGCCCACGCCTTCACCGGCGGCGGGCCGTCGCCCCGCAACGTACGCGGCGGCAGCTCGTCCTCGGGGATCTGCATCGCGGCGGCGATCGCGTCCATCCACCGGTTCGCGTAGCGCTCGGCGCCACGACCGTGGAAGCCGCGGGTCGCCAGCAGCGCGTTGCGGTTGGCCGGCATCGCGGTCGCGGCGGCGACCAGTGCCGCGTCGGGGATGACCCGGCCGGGCGTCACGTCGCGGGTGCGCGCGATTTCGTCGCGGGTCTCCCACAGGGCCCGCGCCACCGCCAGGGCACGTCGTCCGCGCAGCTTGTGCAGGCCGGAGACGCGGCGCCAGGCGTCGACACGCACGGTCGGCTGGAAGTCGAGCAGGTGGGTGAACTCCTGCTGGGCCCACTCCCACTTGCCGGCCTTCTCCAGCTCGGTCTGCATGTGGTCGCGCAGCTCGACGAGCACCTCGACGTCGAGGGCGGCGTACTCCAACCACGGGTTGGGGAGCGGACGCTTGGACCAGTCGGCAGCCGAGTGCTCCTTGCGCATCCGCAGGCCGACGACCTCCTCGACCAGGGTGGCCAGGCCGACGCGGGGCATGCCCAGCAGGCGACCGGCGAGCTCGGTGTCGAAGATCGTGGTCGGCTCGAGCCCGACCTCGCGCAGGCAGGGCAGGTCCTGGGTGGCGGCGTGCAGGATCCACTCCGCGTCACCGAGCGCCTCGGCCAGCGTCGGAAGGTCGGAGTCGAAGGCGATGGGGTCGATCAGCCAGGTGCCGGAGTCGCCGCGGCGCAGCTGGATCAGGTAGGCCCGCTGCGAGTAGCGGTAGCCCGACGCACGCTCGGCGTCGAGGGCGACGGGGCCGGAGGCGCCGGCCAGGGCCGCGCAGGCCTCCTCGAGGCGGGAGGGGGTGTCAACGACGTCGGGGATGCCACCGCTCAGCGTGAGCAGGGGAGCAGGCGGCGGGGGAGTGGCCTCGGCATCCGGGGCCTTGGCATCCGCGTCCTGGGCGTCCGTGTTCTCCGCACCCGTCGGGTCCGGCTCCGTCGGCGCGGTGCCGGGTGCGTCGTCAGGGGTCATGGGGTCGTGTTGCTCCGCTGTCCACGTCGTTGGGGGAAGGCGGTGACGCCTTCGGGCACCGGCGGGAGGCCGACTGCCGTACAGAGAAGTTCACCCCATGCCTCGACGTGGGCGCGCAGGGAGGTCTGGTCGTCGTCGATGTCGGGCGTCCAGGAGGCCCTGATCTCGACCTGCGCGGTGGCCGGCTCGTCGGCCATCCCGCCGAAGCTCTCGGTGGCCACCCGGGTGACGGTGCCCGACGCCGCGCGCCAGGTTGCGCCGTGCGCGGTGAGGGCGTCGGTCAGCCAGGTCCAGGCGACCGCGCCGAGCAGCGGGTCGATGGAGAGCTCGGGGTCGATCTGGGCCCGGGAGTAGGCGACCAGGCGGAAGGTGCCCTCCCACGTGTCGTTGCCGGTGGGGTCGTGCAGCAGGATCAGCCGTCCGGTGCCGACCTCGTCCTCCTCGACCTCGACGTCGGCGGTGATGGCCGTCGCCCACGGCGCGATGCGCTGCGGTGCCGGCATCTCCTCGACGGCGACTTCGGCGCGCATCGTGGCCGAACGCATCTGGTCCAGGGCCCTGAGGAACGCGGCGGGGGGTTCCTCGACCCCCTGCCCGCGGCGAGTCTCCGAGTACGCGACCATGGGCCCACGCTAAGTCACGGTCTCGTCGGTGATGTGCCAACACGCCGCCTGACCTGCGATGATCGCCGGGTGAGCCCGTCCCCCGCCGCCGCCGACAGTGTCTTCCTCGCCGCCGCCCGCGGAGAGGCGGTGAGCCACACCCCGGTCTGGTACATGCGACAGGCGGGTCGCTCGCTGCCGGAGTACCTCAAGGTGCGTGAGGGCATCGGCATGCTCGAGTCGTGCATGGACCCCGACCTGGTCGTCGAGATCACCATGCAGCCGGTGCGTCGCTACGGCGTCGACGCCGCCATCTTCTTCTCCGACATCGTGCTGCCCTTGAAGGCCGTCGGTGTCGACCTCGACATCAAGCCCGGCGTCGGGCCGGTCGTCGCGGAGCCCGTACGCACCCTCGCCGACGTCGAGCGCATCCCCGACCTCACCCCGGAGCACGTCACCTTCATCACCCAGGCCGTGCAGGGCCTCGTCGGCGAGCTCGGCGCGACCCCGCTGATCGGCTTCGCCGGCGCCCCGTTCACCGTCGCGTCGTACCTCGTCGAGGGCGGTCCGTCGAAGGACCACGCCAAGACCAAGGCGATGATGCTCGGCGCCCCCGACGTCTGGGACGCGCTCATGCGCAAGATCGCGCAGATCGCCTCGGCCTACCTCAAGGTCCAGGTCGACGCCGGCGCCTCCGCCGTCCAGCTCTTCGACTCGTGGGCCGGCGCGCTGACCCCGCAGGACTACACCGAGCACGTCATGCCGCACTCCTCGCGCGTGCTCGCCGAGGCCGGCGAGCTGGGCGTGCCCCGCATCCACTTCGGTGTGGGCACCACCAACCTGCTCACCCTGATGGGTGAGGCCGGCGCCGACGTCGTCGGCATCGACTGGCGTACGCCGCTCGAGCGCGGCATCGAGCTCGTCGGCGACCGCGCCGTGCAGGGCAACCTCGACCCGACGCTGGTCTTCGCGCCGACTGACGTGATGACCGCCCGCGCCGCGCAGGTGATCGAGGCCGGTCGCTCCGCCAAGGGCCACATCTTCAACCTCGGCCACGGCGTCATCCCGAGCACGAACCCCGACCAGCTCAAGAAGCTGACGGACTTCGTGCACTCCTACCCGCTGGGCTGACCGCTCACCCGGACGGTGGCCGCGGCTCGCCTCCGCCTGGAGGCAGAGCACGAGGTCGCGCACCGGCGCCGACAGCTGGTGGCTGCGGTGCTGCAGCACCAGGCGTACGGCCGTGCGGTCGTCGCGCAGCGGGCGCGTGGTGAGCAGCCCCGCGGTGTGCAGCGGGTCGCCGACGACGCTGAAGTCGGGCAGCAGGGTGATGCCCAGGCCGTCGGCGACCATCAGCTTGCCGAGGTCTGCGCCGTCGGTGCTGTGTGCCCGCGGCGGCAGCTCGCTGCCGAAGAGCCGGCGGCTCCTTGCTGGTGGGGGTGGCGAGGGGATGAGTGAGAGGCAGTGCCTGTCACCCGGCAGACAGAAGCGCGCGTGGGACGACCGGGCTGCCTTGCGCCCAGCATAAGTCTAGTGTTTTGATTGACAAACGCGAGAGAGGTCTCGCGTCTGGCAGCACACGCTGGACCGACCCCCACGGAGGACCTGAGCATGACCACCACCGAGCGCGCGCCGCTCCAGTTCGCCTGCTGGGTGCCCAACGTCAGCGGCGGCCGCGTCGTCAGCAACGTCGAGCAGCGCACCGACTGGAGCTACGACTACAACGTCGAGCTGGCCCGCACCGCCGAGCGCAACGGCTTCGACTACGCGCTCACCCAGGTGCGCTACCTCGCCTCGTACGGCGCGGCGAACCAGCACGAGTCGACCTCCTTCTCGCTCGCGCTGCTGGCAGCCACCGAGCGCCTCAAGGTGATCGCGGCGGTCCACCCCGGCATGTGGCAGCGCGGCGTGCTGGCCAAGTTCCTCACCACGGCCGACCACATCTCCGGCGGCCGTGCCGCGGTCAACGTGGTCAGCGGCTGGCTCAAGAACGAGTTCACCCAGCACGGTGAGCCCTGGCTCGAGCACGGCGAGCGCTACCGCCGGGCCGAGGAGCTCATCCAGTACCTGCGCGAGGTCTGGACCGCCGACTCCGCGGAGTTCTCCGGCGACTTCTACCGCCTCCACGACTTCGCGATGCGTCCCAAGCCGCTCGACCTCCCGGGCCGCCCGCACCCCGAGATCTTCATGGGGGGCAACTCGACCGCCGCCCGCGGCATGGGTGGACGCGTCGCCGACTGGTACTTCATGAACGGCAACAGCTACGACGGCGCCCAGGAGCAGGTCGAGGAGGTGTCCGCGCACGCCGCCGCTGCCGGGCGCACCGTGAAGTTCGGCCTCAACGGCTTCATGATCGCCCGCGACACCGAGGCCGAGGCCCACGGCGTGCTCGAGGAGATCATCACCCACGCCGACCGCGAGGCCGTCGAGAGCTTCGGCGAGGCCGTGAAGCAGGCAGGTGCCTCGACAGCGGACCGCAAGGGCATGTGGGCCGACGCGAAGTTCGACGACATGGTCCAGTACAACGAGGGCTTCCGCACCGGACTCGTCGGCACGCCCGAGCAGGTCGCGACCCGGCTCCTGGAGTACCGCCGCCGCGGCGTCGACCTGATGCTCCTGGGCTTCCTGCACTTCCAGGAGGAGGTCGAGTACTTCGGCCGCGAGGTGCTGCCGGTCTACCGCGAGCTCGAGGCCCGTGACCTGGCCGTCCCGGCGGTCGCGTCGTGAGCCTCGCTCCCTCCGCCCCGTCGGAGACCCGTGTCCCCGTGCTCAGCGCCGAGACCGCCCGCGCCGAGGCGACGCGACTGCGCG includes these proteins:
- a CDS encoding ABC transporter substrate-binding protein, producing the protein MVAWDSVLRDFNDGNRSTRANLVEWTSQKAGRDALASGDPEQVPDVFLLSRTDLRLAMDEELTRPVSELLDERGVDFGDKFSRDAVESFSLDGDLQCMAYSISPTVMFINEKFVDFDAMTERGLDVSSRWDRWRMPQFAEAARFGTRPVRGVSGVHIDATVEGLAPFILSAGGSLFDDDKQPTSLNFSSGETREALEEALPVLRDASITLPEDKLAKRSALEWFKRGKVSMIAGQRALVPELRREKNLQFNVMPMPYLGSAATVGDVHGLCISAETEHPGQAADLIAHLVGDKATVEVTKAGAIVPANLTVAASDDFLQKGQMPARSRVFNSAIRGIEFPPLVASWDELEKAVRPFVRQLLLDPGEIDLEAITEKIDEASRTVLSPETLEPSESPDDQE
- a CDS encoding type II toxin-antitoxin system PemK/MazF family toxin; this encodes MPSGRPARYVQPGGRARPQPTQERPVVQYAVEVDGEPDPGEVVWGWVPYEDDPTRGKDRPVLLLAHHDSEWVGLMLSSQDHTRDPEREARHGRHWMDVGAGGWDREGRPSEVRLDRLLRLDDASIRREGAALPRPVFDQVVARAKQFHDLG
- the sfnG gene encoding dimethylsulfone monooxygenase SfnG; amino-acid sequence: MTTTERAPLQFACWVPNVSGGRVVSNVEQRTDWSYDYNVELARTAERNGFDYALTQVRYLASYGAANQHESTSFSLALLAATERLKVIAAVHPGMWQRGVLAKFLTTADHISGGRAAVNVVSGWLKNEFTQHGEPWLEHGERYRRAEELIQYLREVWTADSAEFSGDFYRLHDFAMRPKPLDLPGRPHPEIFMGGNSTAARGMGGRVADWYFMNGNSYDGAQEQVEEVSAHAAAAGRTVKFGLNGFMIARDTEAEAHGVLEEIITHADREAVESFGEAVKQAGASTADRKGMWADAKFDDMVQYNEGFRTGLVGTPEQVATRLLEYRRRGVDLMLLGFLHFQEEVEYFGREVLPVYRELEARDLAVPAVAS
- the hemE gene encoding uroporphyrinogen decarboxylase; this encodes MSPSPAAADSVFLAAARGEAVSHTPVWYMRQAGRSLPEYLKVREGIGMLESCMDPDLVVEITMQPVRRYGVDAAIFFSDIVLPLKAVGVDLDIKPGVGPVVAEPVRTLADVERIPDLTPEHVTFITQAVQGLVGELGATPLIGFAGAPFTVASYLVEGGPSKDHAKTKAMMLGAPDVWDALMRKIAQIASAYLKVQVDAGASAVQLFDSWAGALTPQDYTEHVMPHSSRVLAEAGELGVPRIHFGVGTTNLLTLMGEAGADVVGIDWRTPLERGIELVGDRAVQGNLDPTLVFAPTDVMTARAAQVIEAGRSAKGHIFNLGHGVIPSTNPDQLKKLTDFVHSYPLG
- a CDS encoding DUF3000 domain-containing protein; its protein translation is MVAYSETRRGQGVEEPPAAFLRALDQMRSATMRAEVAVEEMPAPQRIAPWATAITADVEVEEDEVGTGRLILLHDPTGNDTWEGTFRLVAYSRAQIDPELSIDPLLGAVAWTWLTDALTAHGATWRAASGTVTRVATESFGGMADEPATAQVEIRASWTPDIDDDQTSLRAHVEAWGELLCTAVGLPPVPEGVTAFPQRRGQRSNTTP